The genomic stretch CCTGGAGGTAAGCAACCAAAATATAGTTGCTTTGTTTTGAAAATCCAATTAAGCAATACCCAAAACTTTACGCAATACAACTTGGTCTTCTAATTTGACTTTCAGGCGACCTTTTTCAATATCACGAATCCAGCTTTGACTTTTACCTGCTAGCTTTGCCAGTTCTCTTTGGGAGAGATTAAGATTTTTTCGCGCTCGCAAAATCTGTTCGCCAATCAAATCACTTGTGGTTTTTGACTTTCTTTTGTTTTTTGCGGTTCGCTGTTGCTTTTTTTCTGAGTCTGCAATGTGCTGTTCCCAGTCTGGAGGCAGATCGAAAGCCAAAATGCGGGCATTCATCAGGAGATTCCACTTGCCACGAGGGCCTATATCTGTAAGCCGCGAGGTGTTGCCACCGTCATTCATCCAAAATTCCAGTGCCTCATCTGGATCTTCGGGAATATCGACTAACTTAGCCCACAAAGGTTGTATGGCAGCTGGGTAAGTAACTGGGTCAAAACAGGGTTTCATTCCATAATGATTGAGGACTTCTAAATCATGCTCAAAAGTCCGTAGCAATCGTTTGCGTTCCTCTCTTTGCCTAAATGCTAAGGTAATTTTTTCTTCACCGTAGGCAACCCGCATTAAGGTAGGAACGGTAATGCGTTGCTCTTTACCCATTTTGGTTTTAAACAGCAACCACAGCATCAATCGTGCTGCACCTTCGTGTTGCTGCCAAATACTCATGACTGTAGTTAACAAGGATTTTGGCAGACTCCCATATTGATAAAACGCGCTTCTTTCCTTGCATCCCTGTTTATTTAAGAAGTGTTGTGTCCAGATACCTGCTCTAACTTTAAAGGTTAAGCCAACCAGATATTTACAACCAAGTTCGTCTTCTTGAAAGTGGTGCTGAATTGACACTAACTCCCACAAACGACTTTTTGTTACAGAAAACCCCTTGACTTGCCCTTGTTGAGGCCAGTCAATAGAAATAATGAGTGAGCAAGCTTGCTGTACTAAGTTTTTCATTAAAGCCAGCTTGACAGCTTTGCTCAAATCTTTGCGTTTCTCTAAACCCAAATATTTCTCTAGTTGGCGTTCATCAATTGCAAACTCTTGCTCCCAAGGCCGATCCAAACTTGTAGCATAAGCTGCAAAAATCAAATGGATACAAGCATTTCTAATATCGAGTGCCTCAATTGCTCCTAAATCTGTTACTAGTTTTTGCGGCATCCCAGTAATAGATGTGCTTGGCTCTGCTGATGCAAGAACATGAAAGGCGATCGCTCCCTTACCTTGGTAGACTTGGCGACGATAACACAAATTTCCTTGTTCGTCTATTTCCCAAGGCAGTGACGTGCGTTGTGCCAGCACATTGCAAGCTTCCCAAATGACAATTGCCGAAGCAAAGGGGTTGCTCTTGCCATTAGAAAACAAGTCTGGATTAGTCACCTCTCTTGGTTCAACTCTACACCTTCCCCTTTTTGCTTGCCAAGGTATGGGAGAGTTGGTAGGACAGGCTACCACACATTGAGGTTCTGGATAATAACCCTCGCAATTGTTACAAAGACTCGGATCAATCCAGTATTCATCGTTTTCGATTTTGATAGCACCTGTAGGACATTGAGGACGGCAATTATCACATCCAACGCAACTGTTATTAGGAATTGTATAAGGCATAAGGCTATTGCCACTATATTCGTTGAGATGTTTGGCTCTAGTCTCCCCTGGATGCGTCCTTTCTATGCACTACTCACCACCACATTCTTACTTTTACCAGCAATACATGATTGCTGTACTAACCACCCACATCCATACTCAGACAGACCATCCAATTACAAGCTATTTACAGCTTTTAACCCGACCGAGCCATCAAATCTTGATTATCTATAAATTTCATAATTTTTTCCAGAAATGTGTTCATCATGAGCGTTCATACCATTTCTTTGTTTTTTTGTACGGTAATTACCGAATTTCTTTCACTTAATAAAAACTCTTACTGAAATTATCTGTTATCACTAACATTTCAAAATAGAAGTTAGGAAATTTAAATTGGATTATTAATAATATTAATCTTTAACAATTCTTATTATTCTGTCAATTAGTTTACACTTTTTTATTTCTCACTCATATTTTGGATGAAATTTTTACCATAATTTGTATGACAAATGGCTGAAAAAGGCTTAAGAGGGCAGGAGGCAGAAGCTATCCCCACGAATTCTCGTTAACGAGGATTTGTGATCTGCTGCATGAGGAACCTTGTTCCCTTTTAATGCAAACAAGTATCATCATTTTTGAGAGTTACAAGAAAACCTCCCTAACCCTATTTTCCCTAACTCCATTCCCTTTTAATTTGGATGTATTATCAGTACACCTCTTGTCTGATTGTATTTTGCTAATCATGTCTAAAAAAATATTATTGGTAATTAATTTCATCTATTATTTTGATTACAAAAAACAAGCTGAATTTTGTATAAGTTATAGAATTTTGACGAAGTAAAAGGTTAAAGTAGAACATTAAAAAAATAAAATAAAAGTTATATTAGGATGAGCGTAAAGCGCAAATATATTCGTCAACAAAATTGCAGAAGGTACGTACATGGCAGTATTAACAGGATTGACATTTGGTGGAAAAACTTGGACACCAAAATTTATTGAATCAATCGACCAAGATAAATGTATTGGTTGTGGCAGATGCTTCAAAATCTGTGGACATAATGTGCTGGAACTAAAGGCGATGAATGAAGAAGGAGAATTTGTAGAAGATGAAGACGATGATGAAATTGAAAAGAAAGTAATGACAGTTGCTCATCCAGAAAACTGTATTGGTTGTGAAGCATGTGCAAAAATTTGTTCTAAGAACTGCTACACCCATGCCGCATTAAATAACTAGGTATTTGGATAGAAGAGAGGTATGTTTGTGAGAGGAAATACTGTTTATCTCAAAATGTAATCAACGTAGCAAGAATACCAGAGGGGAAGATTAGTTATTTACAGTAACTCTACAAAAAGTTCACGGTAAACAAATCCGTAAATCGCAAATTGTTAGTAGTTAACAACTTAAAGCTTGCTGCTAAGATAGCCTCATCATTTTTTAGGCAAACAGTTAACCATCAACAATCAAACTTCTCTACACGCGGAACTATCCTGGAAAATAGGAATAAATATATAGTCTCAGAATTGCTGGGGGAACATAAATTAAAACATGATTAAATTCCCCCTATTATTTATTAGAAACATAGAAAATAAAATAGTTAGACAAAGTTGCCTGATAAAGGTGTAAACCAAAATAAGTACGAAAATTGTAACAGCTACTTATCTAGACACAAACCTAAAAATTCTCTTCTTTGGTGTGACGTATGCATCGAAAGCACAGGATGCAATGTACTACTTTACAACAGGCGAGAATCACACCTTGAACACCGTGTTAAAGAGCAGGTATATATGCAACAAATTCCTGTTTCGCTGTTAACCTTAGTTGCTGGAGTAGTAATCACACTCTTCAGTCTTTGGGTTGGTCAACACCACAGTCTACTACCGGAACAAGCATCGCAACAAGCGCCTTTAGTAGACGGTTTTTTTAATATTATGGTGACAATTGCCACCGCACTATTTGTAGTGGTAGAAGGAACCATTCTGATTTTTTTGTGGAAATTTCGTCACCGTCAAGGTGATGATACAGATGGTGCGCCCGTTGAGGGTAACTTGCCTCTAGAAGTTTTTTGGACGGCAATCCCAACCATTATTGTCATTGTCTTGGGAATTTACAGTGTAGATGTATACGGGCGCATGGGGGGGTTAGATACTCATAATCATGCTCCATCTCATGTTGCTCAAATGCCCGGAACTGCCTTAGCTGCAACATGGAATGATGCATCTGGGATGGAAATGGCAGCACCAGTTAATGAACCGGAAATTGGCATTGGTGCAGCTAGCGATCGCCCACAAAAACCTGCTGATTTAGCAGTCGATGTCACGGGAATGCAGTTTGCTTGGATTTTCAATTATCCAGATAGCGGTGTGATGAGTAGTGAATTACACGTTCCTGTTGGTGCTGACGTACAGCTAAACCTGGCTGCCACAGACGTAATTCACTCTCTTTGGGTGCCGCAATTTCGTTTAAAGCAAGATGCAATTCCTGGTATCCCAACTAAACTGCGGTTTGTCGCCACTAAAGTTGGTAACTATCCCATCGTTTGTACAGAATTGTGTGGTGGCTATCACGGTTCAATGCGATCGCAGGTAGTTGTTCATACTCCCGCCGAGTTTGAAAGCTGGTTGGCAGAAAACCGCATCGCACAACAAGAACTGAAACAAGCAGTTGCAGTTAACCCTGCTGAATTATCAACATCAGATTTTCTCGCTCCCTACACCCAAAAAATGGGGATAGAGTCAATAGTCCATAGTCATTAATTTGGTGGTTAATCAACTCTTTGCGTCCCTCTACGTTTCAAGGTGCTACGAACTTGAGAAACGCTGTAACCACCAACAGACAAATTATCGCGGAAATTGCTTATGACGCTCGAAATTCCACGGAATCATCCACCGGGAAATGAAGCCTCTACTGTTGTGGTTGCCGGAACCACTCATCATCCCCAAGCGTGGAAATGGTACCACTACTTCACATTTAATGTTGACCACAAGGTCATCGGCATCCAATACTTAGTAACGGCGTTTTTGTTCTACCTTATCGGTGGGCTGATGGCAGTTGCCATGCGTGCTGAGTTGGCAACACCCGATGCTGATTTGCTAGAACCCAACCTTTACAATGCTTTCATGACGAACCACGGGACGATCATGATTTTCTTTTGGATCGTCCCTAGTGCGATTGGAGGATTTGGCAATTTCCTGGTGCCGTTGATGGTGGGTGCTAGGGATATGGCTTTTCCGAAGTTGAATGCGATCGCTTTTTGGTTGAACCCACCTGCAGGTTTACTACTATTAGCCAGTTTCTTCTTCGGTGGTGGTTCCCAATCTGGTTGGACAGCTTATCCACCTTTAAGCCTGGTAACTGCCCCCACAGCCCAAACGTTGTGGGTACTAGCCATTGTCTTGGTAGGAACCTCCTCAATTTTAGGTTCGCTGAACTTTGTCATTACCATCTTGTTCATGAAAGTCCCCAGCATGAAATGGGATCAAGTTCCCCTATTTTGTTGGGCGATTTTGGCAACTTCCGTCTTAGCACTGGTATCTACACCAGTATTAGCAGCAGGATTAATACTACTGTTATTCGACCTCCATTTTGGTACATCTTTCTTTAAACCAGATGCAGGCGGTAACGTAGTCCTTTACCAACACTTGTTCTGGTTCTATTCCCACCCGGCAGTTTATCTGATGATTCTGCCCATCTTCGGCATCATGTCCGAAGTCATACCCGTGCATGCGCGCAAACCTATCTTTGGCTATAAAGCGATCGCCTATTCTAGTTTGGCTATCTGCCTTGTGGGTTTGTTCGTCTGGGTACACCATATGTTTACCAGTGGCACACCCGGTTGGATGCGGATGTTCTTCACCATCTCTACCCTGATCGTTGCCGTTCCCACTGGTGTAAAGATATTTGGTTGGGTTGCTACCCTCTGGGGTGGCAAAATCCGCTTCACTAGTGCCATGCTGTTTGCGGTTGGCTTATTGATGATGTTTGTTCTCGGTGGGATTGGTGGTGTCACCCTGGGAACAGCACCCTTTGATGTTCACGTTCATGATACCTACTATGTAGTAGGACACTTCCACTACGTATTGTTTGGTGGTTCCGTATTTGGTATCTACGCAGGCATTTACCACTGGTTTCCCAAAATCACCGGACGGATGATGAATGAAACCTTAGGTCGCATTCACTTTATCCTTACCTTTATCGGTACAAATCTGACTTTCCTACCCATGCATGAATTGGGTTTACAAGGTATGCCCCGAAGAGTAGCAATGTACGATCCACAATTTACCTCCATCAACGAGATTTGTACGATTGGTGCTTATGTTTTAGGCATATCGGTAATTCCCTTCACGATTAACATTCTCTGGAGTTGGGTTGCTGGCAAAAAAGCCGGGGATAATCCTTGGAATGCTATGACTTTAGAGTGGACAACCAGTTCTCCGCCTCTAATTGAAAATTGGGAAGTCTTGCCCGTAGTAACTCACGGCCCTTACGATTACGGTGTTCATAATGCTGAAGTTCAGACTGCTACTGTAACGGAAGCTAGCGCTTAATCATTAGAGTCTTAGTGTCTTTGTGCCTTTGTGGTTTTTTAAACGAACCACAAAGGACGCAGAGAACGCAAAGAAAGAGATAGAAAGAATTTGTAGTACAAACAATATGGCGATCGCAACGACAAGTCCATCTCATCACGAAGAACATCAAGATTTACGAGTCAAGGGACTATTGGCGTTCCTGATTTCTGAGTCGTTAATGTTCGGGGGGTTTTTTGCCACTTATTTGTTTTTTAAAGGAAGTAATGAAGTTTGGCCTCCAGAAGGCACGGAAGTAGAATTATTATTGCCGACAATTAACACCATCATTCTGGTTTCCAGCAGTTTTGTGATTCACTTCGGTGATACGGCAATTAAAAGGAATGATGTTCGAGGGATGCGCAAGTGGTATATCATCACCGCAATTATGGGCGCAATTTTCCTACTCGGACAAGCTTATGAGTACATGACCTTAGGATACGGTCTAACTACTAATATATTTTCCAACTGTTTTTACTTAATGACAGGGTTCCACGGGTTACACGTTTTCGTGGGACTGTTGTTAATTTTGGGTGTGTTGTGGCGATCGCGTCGTCCTGGTCATTATTCTGCCACTAAACATACTGGCATCGAAATGGCAGAAATTTACTGGCACTTCGTAGACATCATTTGGATTATTCTCTTTACTCTGTTGTACGTTCTCACAAAATTTTAGGGGTGTAAGGGTGTAAGGGGGTAAGGGTATAAGGTGAAAAATAATTATTTTGGAATATTAAATTATGCATCCCCTAAACCCCCACACCCCTATACCCATACAAAGGAGATTTATATCAAGTGGATGCAGAAAAGTTTTCATGGTTTAAAGTGCCAGAGGATATCAAAAATTTATTAATATTAGCAGCAGAAAACTGGGAAAATTCCCCTGCATCTGAAAAATATATAAATCAAGCTTTAGCCAAAACTGGAGAACAAATAGATGTTTTGGTAGCAGCATATAGATACTTTTATTACAAAAATAATTATGCTATGGCGTTAAAAATAGCAATTAAGGTAATTAATAAAATTAAAGAGTCAGAAAATCTACCAGATAATTGGGAGCAGTTAAAGCCAATATTATTTAGGCGGAAAGAAGACTCAGAAATTCGTATGTATTTAAATGCTTGTGCCGCTTCTGGATTAGTGTTAGCAAAATTAGGAGAAATAGAGAAAGCAAAAAAAATATGTACTCAAGTCAAAGAAATTGATGATAAACATGACTTTGGTGCTGGACTATTATTTGATATTTTGACACGTCCACCAGAAGATGATGATGAGTAAATTTAAGCTATATTAATAGCTTCAAAAATATGCAAGGAAAAAATTGGCTTGTCACTGGAGATGGAAATTATCAAATCTGTAAATCTATGAGAGCGTGGGATTTACTAAGGGACAATTATCGCCTTTATAGATTTTTAACTGAGTTAGAAGATGTTCTGCAAAATGTAGAAGACGAAGCCAGTCGGCTACCAGAGATTCAAATACTAGTAAGACGATTAATTGTTAATTCTTACTGGGTACAAAGCCAATATTTAGAACCTTGTCCTCAAACTGGCACCTCGGTTGTACTCCTTTATGATGAATTAGGTTTCCCTTTTACAGTACAAACAGTAACATTTGCACCAGAAACAACTTCTAATATTCATAATCACGGTACCTGGGGAGTAGTTGCAGTATTAAAAGGACAAGAAAAAAACACCTTTTGGCGACGTAATCCTCACTCAGAATCCCCGAATAAAATAGAAAAAACGGGAGAATTAATTTTATATCCGGGTGATATTATTAGCTTTACACCTAATGCAATTCATAGTGTAGAAGCGGTAGGTAATGAACCAACTGTTACTTTTAATTTGTATGGGGAAACTGACCCCAAACAGCGATTTGAGTATAATTTGATAACTCATACTGCTAAAAATTTCTAGTCGCTAAATGGTAATTATTTTTATTAGCAAAATAATTTAGTTTTTTAATTAAAATTTAATTAGGCGAGTAATTCTAATAGTACGAATTGGGGACTGGGAATTAGGGACTAGGAATAAGTGACTACTTATATCTTGCATCTGCCCGGTTTTCCGCCAGAGAATAAATTCTCTGTCTCAGAGCATAAGTCCGTTAAAACGGACTCAAATCTTATTACAGTCAGATTTATCTGACTTGAGCTATGAGCCAAGAAATTTATTTCTTGGCGGTATGAAAAGCTGGTACAAGATGTGAGACTAGGGACTAGGTACTAGGGATTAGGAATAAAGAAACCTTAATACCTGATACCCAATCCCCAATCACCAGTACCCGATCCCTTTGATATCTTAAAACCAGTAGGAGTTACTGTAATGGCAAGGGTAATTTTTTATGAAAAACCAGGTTGTAAGAACAATACTAAACAAAAAACTCTGCTTACAGCTGCTGGTCATGAAGTGATTGCCTACAACCTACTCGCAGAACCTTGGACTATTGAGCGTTTGCGCTCATTTTTTGGCGATCGCCCTGTATCAGAATGGTTTAATCGCACTGCTCCAAGAGTACAATCAGGCGAGTTAGTACCCGAACAAGTTGATGCCCAAACCGCTTTAATGTTAATGCTCCAAGATCCATTGTTAATTCGCCGTCCTTTGATGCAAGTAGGCGATCGCTACGAGGTAGGCTTCGATACCGAGAAGATTGATGCTTGGATTGGCTTAAATCCTAAAGATGCAACTTTGAAGGAAATCACAGAAAAGCTAATCGAACAGGACTTACAAGGCTGTTCTCACAAGCACGGACATGGACATCACCACAATGAACACGAGCCAAAGCAGGGTTCTTGTAATCATTGATTGTACATAGTTCCAACTCTTGAACCCAAGCTAGCTGCCAAAAAAATTCGCGATCGCAAGCGTGCGATCGTGTTTTCTTATGATATTTTTCTACTATTTAAGTAATATTTCGTAGTAGCCAGTATATTAAATTACCTTAACATATGAGATAGTTCCCACTTCAGATATTGTGTTGTTACGTCTTTACTTTGTCAATTAGTGGTTTATCCTGATATATGCAATACAGAAGTTGGGTAATTCAGCAAACTAAACCAGAGAAAAAGATGGAGCGAGTGAAGTTCAAATTTTCATCACTATATAAATAAACTATCTCTCTCAAACCCTTGTAGATAAGGTTAAATTACCTCTTATAACAAGAATTTTAAGTGCTAAACTCAGTTATCCAAAATGAAATGGCTGGGATACGAGAAAAGCCAAGCTAAAGATAGAATAGTTTATCTTGACAAGCTAATTTCCACAAAATCTGACTTAAATCTATATATAGGTAATTTTGCATAAAAAAATAGGCTGTAATAATCACGGAAGACTTTAGCTGTAAGTAAAGCTAAATTGTAAACAAAAGCAATAAAAATAGAAGCAGTACATAATATGCAGCTTACTTATTAGCATAAGATATGCAATAGTAAAAATCTGTGTCTTACTCTCCATTATCTAGTAGTTTATTAGCACTTGAAATTTAGTTTTACTATGGCTATGGAGTCATAAATTTATTTTGACAACCAATTTTGGTTAATTAAAAACTAATTTAATCAAAATACTTTAAAAATCAAACTTGACTAGCAATAGATTAAATTTGATTTGATTTTGAGAACAATTTTAATCAGCATATTTTGAATAAAAATTAGCTAATTTCACTAATTTTGATATTTTTTGAACAGATTCTTGCAGATATAAATTTGTGCAAGGGCAACTTTACTCATGTTTTATTCATGGGAACGATTTTTTTGAAAATAAAAATGAAATATTAGCTAAATAAAGAGTGGAGGTTGTAATGATACATAGGGTATATTTAATATTTTTAGTATTGATTGGAACTATAGTTTATCCAATCAAAGGCATAGCTCAAAGTGAAGGTCAAACAAATAGTTCAAATCTTACTATTCAAGATTTTATCGAGCTAGGATCTCAATCTCTCAAAAGTACCGATGCTACTAAGATAACTGGCGCTAACGTAGATGAATCAAAGGTGTCTCAGATTATCTATGTATCAAAGAGTATAGGAGCATCTGACACTAACGATGGCAGCCAACAAAATCCACTTTTAACAATAGGTACAGCATTAGAAAAGGCTAGAGGATATTTGTCACAGGGTATCTCAACGAAAATAGCATTGAGTCCCGATGTTTATCGTGAAGGTTCACTCAAAATAGATTACCGCTTTCCAAAAGTTCCAGATGGAGTGGTGCTAGTAATTGAAGGACAAGGAAGTACACCTACAGTCATCAAGGGTTCTGATCTGGTACCACTGTCTGCATGGACACCAGCGATTAAAACTGACAAAGGCTTAATATATCGTATGCCTTGGAATTATGATTTTGGTAATAATGGTGGGCCATACGGCAAATATGGGCCGAAGAACATACTTGCACATAGAAGGGAACTTGTATTTGTAAATGGCAGACAACAAAGACAAGTATTACTTGAAAAATATAACTATACATTCCCTAACGCCTTCCGAGGAAGTGGTAGTTATGAGTACTTGGGATTTGTAGAGCCTCAAGAAGCACTGCTTCACCCTGGAAGTTTTGGTATTGCAGAAAAGAGTGAAAATGGAGATTTTCTTTATCTTCTCCCGAATAGCAATGTCAACTTTAAAAATGCGACCATCGAAGTAGGAGTGCATCCATTCTTAATGCGGTTTTACCAAGTGCGTAATGTAGTCTTACGAAATATTTCATTTCGGCATTCAGTAGGTACGTTGGGTGGAACTGCTGCTGTGATATTTGGTGAAGAGTGGAATAATCAACAGTCTTTGATTAACCGAAATATTTTAATCGACCAATGCCGCTTTGAATGGAATAATTACCAAGGACTTTATTTGTTCAAAACCCAAGATGTAACTGTAAAAAACAGTGTCTTTAACTACAACGGCTTCATGGGTGCATCAACAGACAATATGGTAAATGGGCTGTGGATTGGAAATAGTACAAACTTCAATAACTGGCGTGGCAATCTTTCAGGTTGGAGAGGCTGGGCAATCAGTGGGGCAAAACATCACTTCGCTAGAAATGTGTTGTTCAAAGATCAGCAGGCGATCGGCAACTTTACCAATGGAATGTGGTTCGATCACGAAAATAAGAATGTAGTCATAGATAACTTCGTTGCGGTGAAAAACTCAGCAGGATTATTTTTAGAGGCTTCACCAGGGCCTTTTCTGATCAAGAACTCTTTCATCTCTGACTCTATGCATAGGGCAGGAATTGATATCAGCAATGCCCAAAATATAACAATTTTAGACTCAGTTATTACCAATAATCCAAATCAAATTTCCCTTGTGGGAGCATCCCGATATTACTCTAATTCCACTGCTTATCATATAGGAGAGGTACAAGAAATTAGCGATATTCCCGTTGGAGTGGGGCCACTCGCTATCCGAAATTCACTGATTTCTTCAGAAGCATCAAACCAGATGTTATTCTTTGCCAACACTGGAAATAATAGGATGTATACTTCAGTATTTCAGAATAACTATGAATCATCTAATAACACTTATTGGTCACCAAAAACTAAGTCTTTTCTCTTAGAGCCAGATTATCCCTCTGTTCCTGGCTCTCCAGCAACTGATATAGAAAAGTGGAAATCCTATACGGGTGACAACGGACAGTGGATAGAACCAAACTTCAATTCGCCTAAAGTCTATGATTATACCCTCTCTAATGTTGATGTGCGTTCCTACTCTATGCCTGAGGAATTACAACAAAAACTTCAAAGTTTTGAGAATTTTTTTAGTCAAATCAATCGAAAATAAGCAATTTTATTTCAGAAAATAATAGTGATTGTGTTTACTGTTAACAATATATTGTTACATCTTCACCATGACGATCCGCTAAATAAGTTAAAGCTCGAAAACGTAATTCAACTAACTGTTCGTAGAAAGGATTAAGTTTACATAGAGGAGGAATATAGAGAATAGTACGCTTGCAAAGTTTTATTTCTCGTTCAAATGGACAACTAGCAGGAATGATTTTACAGAGTAAGCGTGCAAATCTATAGTCTTCTATTTTTAGAGATTTAAGCTGTTGGCGAATTGGTTGCAAAAAGATATTGACAATAGAGTTTGAAGTGAATGTATTAGTTGACATCATATCGTTAGTGAAGGAGTTTGTTGAGGAATTATTAAGACTTTCTCAAGTAATAAATTATCTGATACAGAAGTATCTGCCATTAATGCTATTTTTGTGTTTTCATTGAGAAGAATTTTTCCCTCAGCAGTGAAGCTGAAGTCTTGACCGAGAATAAATCCTTGCTGAATGAGCTTACCAATAGCAAATCTAATAACGTTGTCAAGTAAATCAGTATAAGGTTGACAATCAGAAAAGTTATCTAATATCCAATGACAAGTATCAGTATCTGTGGCAGATAATTCAAATACAGCTGCTGTTAAAAGCGAGTCTGTATATTGATAGTCTAGGTTCAGATGTAAATGCTCTATCCAATATTCAACTAGCTGTTTATCTTGAAACTTTAAGACGTATATAGCTCTTTCGAGGTGAAAGTGAAATAGTTCTAAGTTGTTCATAAATTTTAGATATAAAATATGTGGATAGAACCTAACTAAAATATCAAGTTTCCTAATGATTGGTGTTGACTCCACTCTTAGGTAAAGCATGATTGAGTTGTTGGTCTTTTGGATGCTTTTAACTTTAAAACTGAAAAATGCAGAAATTGTGGAGATGAAAGAAAATTAGAAAAAATTTTTTAACTCTCCCAGTTGAGAGCGGCTGCA from Chlorogloeopsis sp. ULAP01 encodes the following:
- a CDS encoding right-handed parallel beta-helix repeat-containing protein gives rise to the protein MIHRVYLIFLVLIGTIVYPIKGIAQSEGQTNSSNLTIQDFIELGSQSLKSTDATKITGANVDESKVSQIIYVSKSIGASDTNDGSQQNPLLTIGTALEKARGYLSQGISTKIALSPDVYREGSLKIDYRFPKVPDGVVLVIEGQGSTPTVIKGSDLVPLSAWTPAIKTDKGLIYRMPWNYDFGNNGGPYGKYGPKNILAHRRELVFVNGRQQRQVLLEKYNYTFPNAFRGSGSYEYLGFVEPQEALLHPGSFGIAEKSENGDFLYLLPNSNVNFKNATIEVGVHPFLMRFYQVRNVVLRNISFRHSVGTLGGTAAVIFGEEWNNQQSLINRNILIDQCRFEWNNYQGLYLFKTQDVTVKNSVFNYNGFMGASTDNMVNGLWIGNSTNFNNWRGNLSGWRGWAISGAKHHFARNVLFKDQQAIGNFTNGMWFDHENKNVVIDNFVAVKNSAGLFLEASPGPFLIKNSFISDSMHRAGIDISNAQNITILDSVITNNPNQISLVGASRYYSNSTAYHIGEVQEISDIPVGVGPLAIRNSLISSEASNQMLFFANTGNNRMYTSVFQNNYESSNNTYWSPKTKSFLLEPDYPSVPGSPATDIEKWKSYTGDNGQWIEPNFNSPKVYDYTLSNVDVRSYSMPEELQQKLQSFENFFSQINRK
- a CDS encoding Mo-dependent nitrogenase C-terminal domain-containing protein, which translates into the protein MSTNTFTSNSIVNIFLQPIRQQLKSLKIEDYRFARLLCKIIPASCPFEREIKLCKRTILYIPPLCKLNPFYEQLVELRFRALTYLADRHGEDVTIYC